The Corynebacterium sp. SCR221107 genome includes the window AGGTGGACAATGCGCTTCGCGCCTGCATCGATCAGTTTCTTCGTCGCCGCATAGACTGCCGGCTCCTGGTCAAAGGTCACCACACTGAGGTTGGCGCGTGGCTCCACCCCGGCGGCAATTGCCACCACGGGCAGGGACGTGCGCGCCAGGATCGAATCGAGGATGGAGGCCTCGGGAGCAAAGACAATGAGCCCTTTTACGTGGGAGCCCTGGAGGTAATCGAGGGCGTCTCGCAGATGCCCTGAATCGGAGCCTGCCGTGGAGTAGGCGAGGTGCTCATTGCGCTCGCGCAACGTATCTTGCAAGTGCGTGAAAATCTCGGCGATGCCATAGCGCAGATCCCCATCGACGAGGAATCCAACGACCCCTGAATCCTTGGCCGCCAGCTGCCGGGCGGCTAGGTTGACGGTATAGCGCAAATCCCGTGCCGCGGCCTCCACCTTCTCCCGAGTGTGATCGCTCACAGCCCCGGAGGAATTCAACACCCGGGAGACCGTTTGGATACTCACGCCAGCAAGCTCGGCGACATCCTTCATGGTGGCTCGCTTGGCGATTGACACGGTGGGCATCCTTTCTGAGCAACAGGTAATCCTAGCAATCATTCTAATGGGAGCGTTGCCATTTTCTGTCCTCTTGTATGCTAATACGCATGAAAGAACTGCTCTATGTTCGCACCGAAATGACCATCCCCCAGGTAGGTACCAGCATCCACATCGCGGAGCTGCAGCCAATCGACGGCTTTACCTGCGAACTCTTGCGCATCATCGAGCTTGATCCTTCTGAGACCATCCGCGGCGCGGCTACAGGCGGAAAAAGCGTGGGCATGGCGGCAACCCCCGAACAGGTGGTGCCACACCCTGACCAATACGCCGACTTCCCCGACATTACTTCCACAACCGTGCTGGCGGATGCCTTCGAAGCGCTGTGGGCCGAAGCCTTGGCCAAGTTCCCCGCATTGGGATAAGCCCAAGGCACACCCTAGGCCACCCGGGTGCGCACGGGACGAAGCTCCACTTTCATCGCATGCTCCACATGGCGGCAGGCAAGGCAGGTCCAGGTACGGTGTGGTGGCCAGTGCTCCGCATCCCAGCCAACGAGATAGGAACCTGGCCTACGCACGGCGTGGCAGTGGGGGCATAGGGGCGGTACTACTTCATATACAGCGGTCATGCAGGCAGCATAAAAAACGCCCGCGACATGACTGTTCGAATAATAAAAGCCCAGCTCAGAATATCATTCCGACCTGGGCTTCTTTATCTTTATCTGCCTCTAGTCGCCTCTTGTTACCGGCACTTGCTTGAGGCAGCGTGCCTTCATCCCATCCGAATACCTAACTATTCGCACCACCGCCGTCGACGACATAGCGCAGCGCGCCCGACGAACAGGTGTCAATCACGGCGGCGATGGCCTCCGGCGAGTTTCCCGCCGGATTGATCCACGGGCGCCGCTGGGCGGAAAAGACCTCCGAGTCGCCGCGCACGCAATTGCCGGAGTGCTGGCAGATATCGGGCTTCCAAAAAACGGTGATGCCTTCTGCCTCATAGGGCTTGTATCCTTGCTCGGTGAGTTAATGAACGGTTGCCATCCGATACCCCTTGCCTTTTATCAATCTGGTTGACAGACATCATTTTCAGCTCAGCGTACCCCCGCACCATGCCCACCGCTGGCACTATGGCTAGCGCCACCGCAACGTCCCTTCGGCCGTGCCCAGCGGCGGGGAAGCGTCGTTAAGCAGCGCTGCGCGCCTCGCGGCGGAAATCGGCGATGGTGAAGGCAAGCCCGCCGACGTAGGCGAGGAAGATTCCCCCGAACGCCGCGCTGAGGGCGATATTCCAATGCACACCCGCCTCAACCAGGCCGAAGAGGATGCTGGAGATCAACGCGGTGCCGATCGCGGTGCCCATGCGCTGCCCCAGGGAGAGCACGCCACCGGCGACGCCGGAGACCTCCGGGCGTACGGAGGCCAAAGTCAGGGTCTGGTTGGGGGAGATGACGAGGCCCGAGCCGATGCCAAAGCCCAGCAGGGAAAGGGCAAACCACCACACGCCGGCACGGCCGGACTCGACCGGATTGATAACAAGCAGCGTCGCCAGCACCGCGGTCATGGAAACGAGATACCCGCCGATGACCATCTTGCGGCCCATGTGTAGCACGTGGCGTCCGGCCCACGGGGCGGTGAAACCGGAGACTACCGAAGCCGGAACCGTCATCATGGCCGCAACCAGCGCCGTGGTGCCGAGATGGTTTTGCAGGTAAATAGGAACGATCAGCCACACGCTCGTGTTGCCGAGGAAGAAAAGCGTGACGATGAAAATCCCATTGCAAAACGCGGGTGCGCGCACGAGGTCAAGGTCGAGCATCGGCGTGTGTGAACGCTTTTTATAGGAGGCCTCCCAACGCACAAACACCACGGCGAGCACGGCACCAAACAGCCCAAAGACCCAAGGAAGGACTGCGGTGCTGCGCTGCACGAAGGGGAAGAGGATGGCAAGGATGGCCACCGGAAGCAACACCATGCCCACCGGATCGAGGTCCATCCGACGCGGCCGCGCGTTCGTTCCCGCAGCATCGGTGGTCCCCACGGCCTCCGCGACACTCGTCGCACCAAACGCCCGGTCATCGGGGATCCAGCGCGAGGCGATCGCAAGCGTAGCAAGCCCCATCGGAACGTTGATCATAAACATCATGCGCCAACCCAGCCCCTGGCCGAAGACCTGGATGAGGAAACCGCCGAGCAGCGGGCCGACGACTGTCGCGATGGCAACGGTGGTTCCGAACATGGCATAGGCACGCGCACGGGCTTGGCCGGTGAAGTTGGCCTGGATGATGCCGGTGATCTGCGGGTTAAACAGTCCCGCACCAAGCCCCTGCAGCACACGGGCGCCGATGAGGACCCCGATGCTCGGCGCGAGCGCGGATAGCAAGGAACCCAGCGTAAATAGCCCCACGCCAAGGGAGAACATGCGCCTGCGTCCGCTGACGTCGCCGATGCGCCCGGCCGCCACCAGCGGCACCCCGAAGGAGAGCGCATAGCCCGACACCACCCATTGCGTGAGGCTGTTCGAGGCGCCCAGCGAGGCGCGCATCGGCGAGAGCGCGACGTTGACCACCGAGATCGCCACCAGCGCCATAAAGACCGGTCCGAGTAGTGCCGCCATGAGCTTGCGCGAGCCGACCGGGCGCCCGTCCTCCTCAGCGCCCTGGAGGCGCTCGTAGCTGTCCACCGCTTCAGGTGAGACGGTTGGTGCAGCGTCCGCAGGTGCGTCGGGGTGCTTGCCGACGCCCACAGGCCCCACGACGTCACGCCGCATGG containing:
- a CDS encoding LacI family DNA-binding transcriptional regulator, encoding MSIAKRATMKDVAELAGVSIQTVSRVLNSSGAVSDHTREKVEAAARDLRYTVNLAARQLAAKDSGVVGFLVDGDLRYGIAEIFTHLQDTLRERNEHLAYSTAGSDSGHLRDALDYLQGSHVKGLIVFAPEASILDSILARTSLPVVAIAAGVEPRANLSVVTFDQEPAVYAATKKLIDAGAKRIVHLCGDMRCEDARLRLSGYRSAVEESGLEPDWVVGWGWSNEDGYAAATEALGKGTPDAFVVGNDDMAIGTIRALAERGISVPGDVEVIGFDDLPVSKFLSPALSTISQDFVGLGVAAIDQLERLLAGGGGEQVVLPTRTVWRETTRTQP
- a CDS encoding (4Fe-4S)-binding protein, with protein sequence MTVFWKPDICQHSGNCVRGDSEVFSAQRRPWINPAGNSPEAIAAVIDTCSSGALRYVVDGGGANS
- a CDS encoding MFS transporter — protein: MNNQQVFAAPAGTRAVEAHDEAEGTMRRDVVGPVGVGKHPDAPADAAPTVSPEAVDSYERLQGAEEDGRPVGSRKLMAALLGPVFMALVAISVVNVALSPMRASLGASNSLTQWVVSGYALSFGVPLVAAGRIGDVSGRRRMFSLGVGLFTLGSLLSALAPSIGVLIGARVLQGLGAGLFNPQITGIIQANFTGQARARAYAMFGTTVAIATVVGPLLGGFLIQVFGQGLGWRMMFMINVPMGLATLAIASRWIPDDRAFGATSVAEAVGTTDAAGTNARPRRMDLDPVGMVLLPVAILAILFPFVQRSTAVLPWVFGLFGAVLAVVFVRWEASYKKRSHTPMLDLDLVRAPAFCNGIFIVTLFFLGNTSVWLIVPIYLQNHLGTTALVAAMMTVPASVVSGFTAPWAGRHVLHMGRKMVIGGYLVSMTAVLATLLVINPVESGRAGVWWFALSLLGFGIGSGLVISPNQTLTLASVRPEVSGVAGGVLSLGQRMGTAIGTALISSILFGLVEAGVHWNIALSAAFGGIFLAYVGGLAFTIADFRREARSAA